In Paenibacillus hexagrammi, the following are encoded in one genomic region:
- a CDS encoding helix-turn-helix transcriptional regulator: MTNIFYVEYDAAHASNFVFDIPEGHHCWLLVVTHTPALFWVNGELKEYPAHSGVLFQPHQKIYYRACAEQYKNDWIRFESKESYVMETSLPFGVPFSLNDPEYIHKIFQLLVSEHSFQKNYKESSIDCLLRILFNKLLESYFQEVITPQYYNLLTLRTAIYSNPSQDWAVPRMADSIRISPGYLQAIYKKTFGISCMDDVITSRIRQAKEYLLHGSLSIAEVSLRCGYNNVEHFCRQFKQITGITPRKFHKQMESVSVKSGAKT; the protein is encoded by the coding sequence ATGACCAACATTTTTTATGTTGAGTATGATGCCGCTCACGCAAGCAATTTTGTGTTCGATATACCAGAGGGCCATCATTGTTGGCTGCTCGTTGTGACCCATACACCTGCCCTGTTTTGGGTTAATGGGGAATTGAAGGAGTACCCAGCGCATAGTGGGGTTCTATTCCAACCTCACCAAAAAATTTATTACCGGGCATGTGCGGAACAGTATAAGAACGACTGGATTCGTTTTGAATCCAAAGAATCATACGTAATGGAAACTTCGCTTCCATTCGGAGTGCCCTTCTCGTTAAATGACCCTGAATATATCCATAAAATTTTCCAACTCCTTGTCAGCGAACACTCTTTTCAAAAAAATTATAAAGAATCATCCATTGATTGCTTACTAAGAATCCTGTTTAACAAGCTTCTGGAATCTTACTTTCAAGAAGTAATTACGCCTCAATACTACAATTTGTTGACGCTTCGGACTGCCATTTATAGTAATCCTAGCCAGGATTGGGCGGTTCCGAGAATGGCCGACTCTATTCGCATCAGTCCTGGGTATTTACAGGCAATTTACAAGAAGACTTTCGGGATTTCTTGTATGGATGACGTGATTACAAGTCGCATCCGCCAAGCCAAGGAATATTTGTTGCATGGCTCACTATCCATCGCGGAGGTCTCTTTACGCTGTGGGTACAACAACGTGGAGCACTTTTGCCGCCAATTCAAGCAGATTACGGGCATTACGCCAAGAAAGTTTCACAAGCAGATGGAAAGTGTGTCTGTTAAGAGTGGGGCTAAAACTTGA
- a CDS encoding sugar-binding protein, producing the protein MDKYGKRSGEASPANVPGSGGDNLGIPNGNPTLKNDGYDYVDFAAMSRPLKAAGFKDYNGSTQMTIYALVRPTTTANNSSDQNGLVYFGMNEAYQTWAANSGWSGINLGVGTNRVNIRFGNTDGSVSGGGQQMTTTATDGLASVRAQLNGTNRAVFVNNNVIGTGTNAKALLGNSSDLGVGYTMAAVTPYRFLGGVAQILIYDRVLTADEITKVETYFNNVKAGRGGPANPIVSAVDKTLLTALIEAANSKEATIYTSNSWNAFASALNEAKTAASNGEIEQVGVDNAYYALRNAIKELQLLPSGVSTAVYGTPVLGGSELDPLWNTTATLPILKHLTMANGPTDGLGKVLWDNNNLYVLVRVKDPVLNNSSSNAYEKDSVEIFVDETNSKQATYGTGMGQYRVNYLNEKSFNPDSISAGFESFAKVVDGGYYIETKIPFKASVPAANRVIGFDLQINDAKATGGRQDIIMWHDETGQSYNNASQWGVVTLLGEQKLTVTGADGATSITTKDGTLQMLAGEPVIWSVTAEDGTETNAAIISETGLLSAKKNGVVRVTAQAIGSSLKGSTLITISGQESAVLTGPMTVEGGKNFDVDFSLAGSGKDVIALDTTINYDSDKLAFVSMDSLQENNFKLVGEVKSDGKIRIIAANIGNTDMANGLIRLTFKAIATDNSQIASIRVNQLTVANGVGQETEMAGATHTVQINKLDISGLQRLIAEAQSAHDAAIEGTYPGQYPSGSKATLQAAINAAQAVASTQGVSQAEIEEAILNLNVALQSFNDSRIKAIDGDFNNDNKVSIGDLAIIASAYGKNKDDSDWNAYRALDLNNNGMIDITDISILARKILN; encoded by the coding sequence ATGGACAAATATGGGAAGCGTTCCGGCGAAGCTAGTCCTGCGAACGTCCCCGGCAGCGGTGGCGATAATCTTGGAATACCAAACGGCAACCCCACGCTAAAGAACGATGGATACGACTATGTAGATTTCGCAGCGATGTCAAGGCCCCTAAAAGCTGCGGGTTTTAAAGATTATAACGGCAGTACACAGATGACGATATACGCGTTGGTTAGACCAACAACCACAGCCAACAACTCCAGTGACCAAAATGGTCTTGTTTATTTCGGAATGAACGAGGCTTACCAAACTTGGGCGGCCAACAGCGGTTGGAGCGGTATTAATCTGGGTGTAGGAACAAACAGAGTTAACATCCGCTTTGGTAACACGGATGGCAGCGTATCGGGCGGCGGGCAACAAATGACAACCACAGCCACTGACGGTCTGGCTAGCGTTCGGGCGCAGCTAAACGGAACCAATAGAGCCGTTTTTGTTAATAACAATGTCATCGGCACTGGAACCAACGCCAAAGCGCTTTTAGGGAACAGCTCGGATCTGGGCGTAGGTTACACGATGGCGGCTGTAACCCCCTACCGCTTCCTGGGCGGAGTCGCACAAATTCTTATTTACGACAGGGTGCTGACAGCTGACGAAATTACGAAAGTAGAAACATATTTTAACAATGTCAAAGCGGGCCGTGGTGGACCTGCGAACCCAATTGTCTCAGCGGTCGACAAAACCCTGCTGACCGCATTGATTGAGGCCGCCAATAGCAAAGAAGCTACAATTTATACAAGCAATTCATGGAACGCTTTTGCAAGCGCGTTAAATGAAGCCAAAACTGCCGCATCAAATGGTGAGATCGAGCAGGTAGGAGTGGACAATGCCTATTACGCGCTGCGTAACGCGATTAAAGAGCTTCAATTGTTACCAAGCGGAGTTAGTACCGCAGTATACGGAACGCCCGTTCTCGGCGGCTCTGAGCTCGACCCACTCTGGAATACGACCGCCACGCTGCCGATCCTTAAGCATCTGACAATGGCGAACGGTCCGACGGACGGCTTAGGTAAAGTGCTATGGGACAATAATAACCTGTATGTACTGGTGCGTGTAAAAGACCCTGTGCTGAATAACAGCAGCAGCAACGCGTATGAGAAAGACTCGGTCGAGATCTTTGTGGATGAGACCAACAGTAAACAAGCCACCTACGGCACAGGTATGGGACAATATCGTGTAAACTATCTGAATGAGAAAAGTTTTAATCCAGACAGTATCAGTGCGGGTTTTGAGTCTTTTGCCAAAGTCGTGGATGGCGGCTATTATATTGAGACTAAAATCCCCTTTAAGGCTAGTGTTCCTGCGGCTAATCGTGTCATTGGATTTGATTTACAGATCAATGATGCGAAAGCTACAGGTGGCCGTCAGGACATTATCATGTGGCACGACGAGACCGGACAGTCCTATAATAACGCTTCACAATGGGGTGTGGTTACTCTATTGGGCGAGCAGAAGCTGACGGTAACCGGAGCGGACGGAGCGACCTCCATCACGACGAAAGACGGCACGCTGCAAATGTTGGCGGGAGAGCCCGTTATATGGTCGGTAACCGCAGAAGACGGTACGGAGACGAATGCGGCGATCATCAGTGAGACGGGATTGCTGTCTGCTAAAAAGAACGGTGTCGTGAGAGTAACGGCGCAAGCCATCGGTTCCAGTCTCAAAGGCAGCACGTTGATCACGATCAGCGGTCAAGAAAGCGCGGTGCTGACAGGTCCAATGACCGTTGAGGGCGGCAAAAACTTCGACGTTGATTTCAGTTTGGCGGGTTCAGGCAAAGATGTTATCGCGTTAGATACGACTATTAATTATGATTCGGATAAGCTGGCGTTTGTATCCATGGATTCGCTCCAGGAAAATAATTTCAAACTGGTTGGCGAAGTTAAATCGGATGGCAAGATTAGAATTATTGCGGCTAATATTGGGAATACCGATATGGCGAATGGATTGATCAGGCTTACGTTTAAAGCTATTGCAACGGATAATTCGCAGATCGCGTCAATTCGCGTCAATCAGTTAACGGTTGCTAATGGCGTGGGCCAAGAGACAGAAATGGCTGGTGCAACTCACACAGTCCAAATTAATAAACTTGATATATCGGGCTTGCAGCGTCTGATTGCGGAAGCGCAAAGTGCGCACGATGCAGCAATTGAAGGCACATATCCTGGCCAGTATCCATCAGGCTCTAAAGCAACCTTGCAGGCAGCAATCAATGCCGCTCAAGCGGTGGCGTCGACTCAGGGAGTAAGCCAGGCTGAAATTGAAGAGGCGATCCTGAACTTGAATGTGGCACTGCAAAGCTTTAATGACTCAAGAATTAAAGCAATCGATGGAGATTTCAATAACGATAATAAAGTAAGTATTGGTGACCTTGCGATCATTGCTTCTGCTTATGGTAAAAATAAGGATGATTCAGATTGGAATGCGTACAGAGCGTTGGATTTGAATAACAACGGTATGATTGACATCACGGATATCTCGATTCTTGCTCGTAAAATTTTGAATTAA
- a CDS encoding carbohydrate ABC transporter permease, which translates to MNKYFSTKVSIFVFAFPALLLFTLFCVYPLLPEIWMSLHKHDGFRNLGFVGLNNYKEVILSSSFWTAHKNTYLIVAISLLLGLPLSMMLSLFMDAQTPKFRRFFKTVAMFPAILSVTVVSQIWLAFYEPNWGLFNAILNSLGLSSWTHSWLTEKKTVMPSIGLTFLWQYIGLNAMLFYTGIKTIPKSYYEAALIDGANFIQVSLRITIPLLQNVIKYVLILSTLGSMAFYSHVRVMTAGGPGDQSRTVIYQMYYTAFDTSEFGKGTAIAVIFILECLLISFFIQRFVARDKLEF; encoded by the coding sequence ATGAACAAGTACTTTAGCACCAAAGTGTCTATATTTGTGTTTGCTTTCCCGGCATTACTACTGTTTACCTTATTCTGCGTATACCCTTTGCTGCCGGAGATCTGGATGAGCTTGCATAAGCATGACGGTTTTAGAAATTTGGGTTTTGTTGGTTTAAATAATTACAAAGAAGTGATATTATCCTCATCCTTTTGGACCGCTCATAAAAATACGTATCTCATTGTAGCCATATCATTGTTACTGGGACTCCCCCTATCCATGATGCTTTCGCTTTTTATGGATGCTCAGACACCGAAGTTTCGTCGATTCTTCAAGACAGTGGCGATGTTCCCTGCGATCTTGTCGGTCACCGTTGTTTCACAGATATGGCTGGCGTTCTACGAACCCAATTGGGGCTTATTTAACGCGATTCTCAACTCATTAGGGTTGAGTTCTTGGACACATTCGTGGTTGACGGAAAAGAAAACGGTAATGCCCAGCATCGGTTTGACATTCCTGTGGCAATATATTGGACTAAACGCGATGCTGTTTTATACAGGAATCAAAACTATACCCAAGAGTTACTATGAAGCGGCATTGATTGATGGAGCTAATTTTATTCAAGTTAGCTTACGAATTACGATCCCTTTGCTGCAGAATGTAATTAAATACGTGCTTATCCTGTCTACATTAGGCTCAATGGCATTTTATTCGCATGTACGAGTCATGACGGCAGGAGGGCCGGGAGATCAGTCCAGAACGGTCATCTACCAGATGTATTACACGGCATTTGATACTTCCGAATTTGGCAAAGGCACTGCGATCGCCGTTATTTTTATTCTGGAATGCCTTTTGATCTCCTTTTTCATTCAAAGGTTCGTTGCCAGAGATAAACTGGAGTTTTAA
- a CDS encoding carbohydrate ABC transporter permease codes for MSLKSKSEAYKNPFGLPSSWDWLNFSEALSKYHFYTYFENSVIYTTGTIVITLLTGSMLAYCLSRMQWRFNSAMLLYVSMGLIVPIEVVVIPLFQLVKWMHIKNSYLGLILPYSGFAIASCVLMLYAFLRSLPNELEEAACIDGANVYQTYIKIIFPIVMPALVTQCVLIFIRIWNEFPLAFIIASKDQLRPLTVGLLGFFVNVGVADWGLIGASMLLSSLPMIIVYLIGNEKIENALTAGAILK; via the coding sequence ATGTCGTTGAAGTCCAAAAGCGAAGCTTACAAAAATCCTTTTGGGTTACCGTCTTCCTGGGACTGGCTGAACTTTAGCGAAGCGTTGTCCAAATACCATTTTTATACGTATTTCGAGAACAGCGTGATATATACCACAGGTACAATCGTCATTACGTTGTTAACCGGCAGCATGCTTGCTTATTGCCTCAGCCGTATGCAATGGAGATTTAACTCCGCGATGTTGTTATATGTATCTATGGGTTTAATTGTCCCAATTGAAGTAGTCGTTATACCTTTATTCCAACTGGTTAAATGGATGCATATCAAGAATAGTTATTTAGGTCTTATCTTACCGTATTCCGGCTTCGCCATTGCTTCCTGCGTACTGATGCTGTATGCCTTTCTCCGCTCTTTGCCTAATGAGCTGGAAGAAGCGGCATGCATCGATGGAGCGAATGTCTATCAAACGTATATTAAAATCATATTTCCAATCGTAATGCCGGCGCTCGTGACGCAATGCGTTCTTATATTCATTCGAATCTGGAACGAATTTCCGCTTGCTTTTATTATTGCTTCTAAGGATCAATTGCGGCCGCTTACGGTGGGGTTGCTTGGATTCTTTGTCAATGTGGGAGTTGCGGATTGGGGGCTCATTGGCGCGAGCATGCTGTTGTCCAGCTTGCCTATGATCATCGTTTATTTAATAGGCAACGAAAAGATCGAAAATGCATTGACTGCAGGTGCAATTTTGAAGTGA